A window from Prinia subflava isolate CZ2003 ecotype Zambia chromosome Z, Cam_Psub_1.2, whole genome shotgun sequence encodes these proteins:
- the LOC134564586 gene encoding POU domain, class 3, transcription factor 4: MATAASNPYGLLGAGALAHAEGAGMQQGSPFRSPQKLLQSEYLQGVPGNGHPLGHHWVTSLSDGAPWPAALAGGPLEQPDVKPGREDLQLGAIIHHRSPHVSHHSPHANHPSAWGASPAHSASLAAPPAAAAAAAGQPLSVYSQGGFAVGGMLEHGGLTPPPAAAAGQGLHPGLRGEAGGEHGELGGHHCQDHSDEETPTSDELEQFAKQFKQRRIKLGFTQADVGLALGTLYGNVFSQTTICRFEALQLSFKNMCKLKPLLNKWLEEADSSTGSPTSIDKIAAQGRKRKKRTSIEVSVKGVLETHFLKCPKPAAQEISSLADSLQLEKEVVRVWFCNRRQKEKRMTPPGEQPQHDVYSHGVKTDTACHDL; the protein is encoded by the coding sequence ATGGCCACAGCCGCCTCCAACCCGTACGGCCTGCTGGGCGCCGGCGCGCTCGCCCACGCCGAGGGCGCGGGcatgcagcagggcagcccgTTCCGCAGCCcgcagaagctgctgcagagcgAGTACCTGCAGGGCGTCCCCGGCAATGGGCACCCGCTGGGGCATCACTGGGTGACCAGCCTGAGCGACGGCGCGCCCTGGCCCGCGGCGCTGGCGGGCGGCCCGCTGGAGCAGCCAGACGTGAAGCCGGGCCGCGAGGACCTGCAGCTGGGCGCCATCATCCACCACCGCTCGCCCCACGTCTCCCACCACTCGCCCCACGCCAACCACCCCAGCGCCTGGGGCGCCAGCCCGGCGCACAGCGCCTCGCTGgccgcccctcccgccgccgccgccgccgccgccgggcagCCCCTGAGCGTTTACTCGCAGGGCGGGTTCGCGGTGGGCGGCATGCTGGAGCACGGCGGGCTCaccccgccgcccgccgccgccgccggccaGGGCTTGCACCCGGGGCTGCGCGGCGAGGCCGGCGGTGAGCACGGTGAGCTGGGCGGGCACCACTGCCAGGACCACTCGGACGAGGAGACGCCGACCTCGGACGAGCTGGAGCAGTTCGCCAAGCAGTTCAAGCAGCGGCGCATCAAGCTGGGCTTCACCCAGGCCGACGTGGGGCTGGCGCTGGGCACCCTGTACGGCAACGTCTTCTCGCAGACCACCATCTGCCGCTTCGAGGCCCTGCAGCTGAGCTTCAAGAACATGTGCAAGCTGAAGCCGCTGCTGAACAAGTGGCTGGAGGAGGCCGACTCCTCCACCGGCAGCCCCACGAGCATCGACAAGATCGCGGCgcaggggaggaagaggaagaagcgGACCTCCATCGAGGTGAGTGTCAAGGGCGTGCTGGAGACGCACTTCCTCAAGTGCCCCAAGCCGGCCGCCCAGGAGATCTCCTCGCTGGCGgacagcctgcagctggagaaggaggtGGTGCGGGTCTGGTTCTGCAACCGGCGGCAGAAGGAGAAGCGCATGACCCCGCCGGGCGAGCAGCCGCAGCACGATGTGTACTCGCATGGCGTGAAAACGGACACGGCCTGCCACGACCTCTGA